Proteins found in one Mucilaginibacter gracilis genomic segment:
- a CDS encoding MBL fold metallo-hydrolase yields MSLFIASLNSGSNGNCYYIGNERDAVLVDAGISCRETEKRMLRLGLSMNKVRAIFISHEHSDHINGVAVLAKKYQLKVYITPKTMLNGGLALQPHLVAPFTGYEPERVGEMDITAFPKFHDAADPHSFMVSYQGINVGIFTDIGAPCQHVIQHFSQCHAAFLEANYCETLLEQGRYPYHLKRRIRSGHGHLSNTQALDIFKTHRPAHMSHLLLAHLSKDNNNPELVQNLFNAHANGTHVSVASRYAESEVYQIVNGLQTWRSGFERELGQFSLF; encoded by the coding sequence ATGTCACTGTTTATTGCATCGCTTAATTCGGGAAGTAACGGCAATTGCTATTATATTGGCAATGAGCGCGATGCTGTGCTGGTTGATGCAGGTATATCATGCCGCGAAACCGAAAAACGGATGCTGCGCCTGGGTTTATCAATGAACAAGGTACGTGCCATTTTTATCTCGCACGAACACTCCGACCATATTAACGGCGTGGCCGTGCTGGCAAAAAAATATCAGCTTAAAGTTTACATTACCCCAAAAACCATGCTTAACGGCGGGTTAGCCTTGCAGCCACATTTGGTTGCGCCCTTTACGGGATATGAGCCCGAGCGGGTAGGCGAGATGGATATTACCGCTTTCCCCAAGTTTCATGATGCTGCCGATCCGCATAGTTTTATGGTGAGTTACCAGGGGATTAATGTTGGTATTTTTACCGATATTGGCGCACCCTGCCAGCATGTTATACAGCATTTTAGCCAATGCCATGCCGCCTTTTTAGAGGCCAATTACTGCGAAACCCTGCTTGAGCAGGGCCGTTACCCTTACCACCTTAAACGGCGCATACGCAGTGGCCACGGCCATTTATCAAACACCCAGGCGCTTGATATTTTTAAAACCCACCGGCCCGCCCACATGAGCCACCTGCTGCTGGCCCATTTATCAAAAGATAATAACAACCCCGAGCTGGTACAAAACCTGTTTAACGCCCATGCCAACGGCACGCATGTTAGCGTGGCCTCGCGCTATGCCGAGAGCGAGGTGTACCAAATTGTTAACGGCCTGCAAACCTGGCGCAGCGGCTTTGAGCGCGAGTTAGGGCAGTTTTCGCTGTTTTAA
- a CDS encoding YceH family protein translates to MDQTKTLPVLEATELRVLGVLMEKARTTPDYYPMTVNSLTAACNQKTSRKPVVNYDDETVVLALDKLKRRGLISTATGGSSRAIKYKHNFAIVFPVVPAEVALICLLMLRGAQTPGELNTNSGRLYEFETLEEVQTVLEKLAADEPPYVAQLPRRPGQKEVRFAHLLSGPPDLTEDDTTDEPLARPTNELETRVTKLETELEELKDVVGRLMKELGV, encoded by the coding sequence ATGGATCAAACCAAAACTTTACCTGTACTTGAAGCCACCGAACTTCGTGTTTTGGGTGTGCTGATGGAAAAAGCCCGCACCACGCCCGATTACTACCCCATGACGGTTAATAGCTTAACGGCTGCCTGCAACCAAAAAACATCGCGCAAGCCGGTTGTTAATTACGACGACGAAACTGTTGTTTTAGCCCTGGATAAATTAAAGCGCCGCGGACTGATATCAACCGCCACAGGCGGCTCAAGCCGTGCCATAAAATACAAGCATAACTTTGCCATCGTATTCCCGGTAGTGCCCGCCGAAGTTGCCCTGATATGCCTGCTGATGCTGCGCGGTGCCCAAACACCAGGCGAACTTAACACCAATAGCGGCAGGCTTTACGAGTTTGAAACCCTTGAAGAAGTACAAACCGTTTTAGAAAAACTGGCTGCCGACGAGCCGCCATACGTGGCCCAGCTACCCCGCCGCCCCGGTCAAAAAGAGGTTCGCTTTGCCCACCTGCTATCGGGCCCGCCCGATTTAACCGAAGACGATACTACCGACGAACCCCTCGCCCGCCCCACCAACGAACTTGAAACCCGCGTAACCAAACTGGAAACCGAATTAGAGGAACTGAAAGATGTTGTTGGAAGATTGATGAAGGAGCTGGGTGTTTGA
- a CDS encoding helix-turn-helix domain-containing protein has protein sequence MTREKLLRSSTYWFEFEQNELFRQVYQYMAEENINQTELAKRLNVSKGYISQILKGNFNYTLKKLIDLCLAIGIVPHIGYKKVEDIINEDVDLKAYYDSDISMFSKIIPINSSSIKDTPYFQDFPLQQIQLPVDGDNFITTTVIPTLKQA, from the coding sequence ATGACAAGAGAAAAATTATTAAGAAGTTCGACATATTGGTTTGAATTTGAACAAAATGAACTGTTTAGACAGGTTTATCAATACATGGCAGAAGAAAACATTAATCAAACCGAACTCGCTAAAAGGTTGAATGTTTCAAAAGGGTATATATCCCAGATTTTAAAGGGAAATTTCAATTACACATTAAAAAAATTGATTGACCTTTGTTTGGCTATAGGTATAGTACCTCACATCGGATATAAAAAAGTTGAAGATATTATTAACGAAGATGTTGATCTCAAAGCGTACTATGATAGTGACATATCTATGTTTAGCAAAATTATTCCGATAAACTCTTCTTCTATAAAAGATACTCCATATTTTCAGGATTTCCCTCTTCAACAAATACAATTACCAGTTGACGGCGATAACTTTATCACTACAACAGTAATTCCAACACTTAAACAGGCATAA
- a CDS encoding NAD(P)-dependent alcohol dehydrogenase, producing MIATKAYAAQSPTTDLAPWNFERRDVGAHDVQFDILFCGVCHSDLHQIKNDWFPGIFPMVPGHEIVGRVVAVGSHVKNFKVGDLAGTGCLVDSCRECENCKQDLEQFCLNGNSQTYNSLEQDKKTPTYGGYSNTIVVNEDFVLHISEKLNPAAVAPLLCAGITTYSPLRHWKVGKGHKLAVLGLGGLGHMAVKFGVAFGAEVTVLSTSANKEADARKLGAHHFVVTTDAEQVKAAQGTFDFILDTVSAEHDLNMYLGLLRTNGTHICVGVPSKPAPVAAFSLLGGRKSLAGSNIGGLAETQEMLDYCAEHNIVSEIEMIDMKDIANAYERMLKGDVRYRFVIDMATL from the coding sequence ATGATAGCTACTAAAGCTTACGCTGCACAAAGCCCTACTACCGACTTAGCTCCCTGGAATTTTGAGAGGCGCGATGTTGGTGCTCACGATGTGCAGTTTGATATTTTATTTTGTGGCGTTTGCCACTCGGACTTACACCAAATTAAAAACGACTGGTTTCCCGGTATATTCCCCATGGTGCCCGGGCACGAAATTGTTGGCCGCGTGGTTGCCGTTGGCTCGCACGTAAAAAACTTTAAAGTTGGCGATTTGGCCGGAACCGGCTGCCTGGTAGATTCGTGCCGCGAGTGCGAAAACTGCAAACAGGATTTGGAACAATTTTGCCTTAACGGAAACTCGCAAACTTATAACAGTTTGGAGCAGGATAAAAAAACGCCAACCTACGGCGGCTACTCAAACACTATTGTGGTTAACGAGGATTTTGTGCTCCATATATCCGAAAAATTAAATCCGGCCGCTGTTGCACCGCTGTTGTGCGCCGGTATTACCACCTACTCGCCACTGCGCCACTGGAAGGTAGGCAAGGGCCATAAACTGGCCGTATTAGGTTTAGGTGGCCTGGGCCACATGGCCGTAAAATTTGGCGTTGCTTTTGGTGCCGAAGTTACGGTATTGAGCACATCGGCAAATAAAGAGGCCGATGCCCGCAAATTAGGCGCCCACCACTTTGTGGTTACTACCGATGCCGAACAGGTTAAAGCTGCACAAGGCACTTTTGATTTTATTTTGGATACCGTATCGGCCGAGCACGATTTAAACATGTACCTTGGCTTACTACGCACCAACGGCACCCACATTTGCGTTGGCGTACCATCAAAACCGGCGCCGGTTGCCGCATTTAGCTTGCTGGGTGGCCGCAAAAGCCTCGCCGGATCGAACATTGGAGGTTTGGCCGAAACCCAGGAAATGCTTGATTACTGTGCCGAACACAATATCGTATCGGAAATTGAAATGATTGACATGAAAGATATTGCCAACGCTTACGAGCGCATGCTTAAAGGCGATGTACGCTATCGTTTTGTTATTGATATGGCTACCTTGTAA